TTAAAGGCAGCCAGTCGCATCGCTTCACGGGCAGTTTCCTCGGGTACCCCCGCAATCTCAAAGACGACGCGGCCGGGTTTAATGACCGCCACCCAATATTCCGGATTTCCCTTACCGGATCCCATCCGGGTCTCTGCTGGACGCATGGTCACGGGCTTATCTGGAAATACGCGGATCCAGATCTTGCCGCCCCGACGGACATAGCGGGTCATGGCACGACGAGCGGCCTCAATCTGGCGAGAGGTCATCCAACTGGGTTCCGTGGCCTGAAGTGCATAGTCGCCAAAGCTAATTTGATTACCCCGCTGTGCCATTCCCCTCATGCGACCGCGGTGTTGTTTTCGAAATTTCGTGCGTCTAGGACTTAACATGGTGACTTCTTGAACAAAGACAACAGCACCTCAAACCGTATGGCCCTAATCAGGCTGGCGGTTAGGATTCATTGGAGCGATCTTCAAACTGCTGGCGGCGACGCGGTTGACGACGACGCGGCTGAGTATTATTGGCAGCAACCTGCTCCTCCTGACCAGGAATCACTTCCCCTCGGAAGATCCAGACTTTAACTCCCAAGACTCCGTAAGTGGTCTGAGCAGTGCGATAGGCATAATCTACATCTGCCCTCAGGGTATGTAAGGGCACACGACCTTCCCGAGTCCACTCCGTGCGGGCAATTTCTGCGCCGTTGAGACGGCCACTGACCTGAATCTTGATCCCCTCGACGCCGGCCCGCTGTGCTCGCTGCAGAGCCTGACGCACAACCCGACGAAACGAGACGCGACGCTCTAGTTGCTGCACGATGTATTCCCCTACCAAACCAGCGTCGGCGTCTACCCGGGCTACTTCCACGACATTGATGCGAATTTGCCGATTCGGATCCTGCAGAAACCCTTGCAGCCCAGTGCGGAGGGCTTCAATACCGCTACCACCACGACCAACAACTACACCTGGTCGAGCCGTGCGAATTTCTAGGTCAATTTGGTCAGCCTTACGCTCGATGCGAACATCAGAAATACCCGCGTTACTCAGGGTTTTATTGACATACTGACGAATCGTATGATCTTCCTGTAGTAGTTCTGGATAACGATTGCCTTCGGCAAACCAACGGGAGCGGTGATCTATGATCACCCCCAAGCGAAAGCCATTTGGATGTATTTTCTGTCCCACAGGTATGTCCTCTAATCCTCAGAGCAGCAATTGATCGACTAGTCAGTTTCGGGGCCGGGGGCCACCGCAATCGTGATATGGCAAGTGGGCTTGCGAATCTGATAGGCCCGCCCCTGAGCTCGAGGCCGATAGCGGCGCAGGGTAGGGCCGGCATCGGCATAGGCTGCACTCACCACCAGGTCGACTGGATCGAAGCCGTTGTTATGCTCTGCATTGGCAACTGCTGAGCGCAGTACCTTGGTGACCGGATCACAGGCCCGATAGGGCATGAACTCTAGAATGATCAAGGCTTCCCGATAGCTGCGACCCCGAATTTGATCCAGAACCCGTCGCACCTTACGGGGAGACATGCGGATATATTTAGCAACCGCTTTAACCTGTGTAGACGTATCAACCGCCATGAGCTTTCCCCTTCGCCTCTCTACCGTCGTGCCTTCTTATCGCTCTTGGCGTGGCCACGAAATGTGCGCGTTGGCGCAAATTCTCCAAGCTTGTGCCCCACCATCTGTTCACTGACATAGACGGGAACATGCTGTCGACCGTTATGCACTGCGATCGTATGACCGATCATCTGGGGCACAATCGTCGATGCCCGCGACCACGTCTTAATGACTTGCTTATCCCCTTTGGCATTCAAAGCCTCAACTTTGCGAAGTAAATGATCTGCGACAAAGGGACCTTTCTTTAGAGAACGAGACATGACTCTGTCAACCCAATCAAATATGTCAACAATCTGCCCAACCCTGCTAGCCGTGCTTAGGCATTTCGCCCCCCACGCCCTCGTTTGGATACACGACGGCGACGACGCACGATGAGCGCATCGCTGGTTTTCTTCTTCTTCCGGGTTTTATACCCCAGGGCTGGTTTACCCCATGGAGTTACCGGACCGCTACGGCCAATCGGGGCCCGACCTTCACCCCCACCATGGGGGTGATCGGCTGGGTTCATGACACTACCCCGAACCTCGGGACGACGACCACTCCAGCGCTTGCGACCAGCTTTGCCCAGGGTGATATTGCGAGAGTCGGTATTGCCTACTTGGCCGATGGTGGCGTAGCACTCACACCGGACCATGCGGACCTCTGTCGACGGCAACTTCAAGGTGACATAGTTGCCTTCTTTGGCCACTAACTGGGCCGCTGTTCCAGCGGCTCGGACGATCTGGCCCCCCTTGCCAGGGAACAATTCGACGTTGTGAATCAGAGTACCTAGGGGGATCTTGGCTAGGGGCAGGGCATTGCCGACCTCCAGAGGAGAATCGGGTCCTGCAATCACCGTCGCGCCCACTGGCAGATGAGCCGGATGCAGAATGTAACGTTTATCCCCGTCTTGATAGTGCAAGAGGGCAATACGAGCATTCCGGTTGGGATCGTATTCGATGGTGGCGACTTTGGCCGGAATATTATGTTTATCGCGACGAAAATCAATCATGCGATAGCGACGCTTGTGCCCTCCACCCCGATGACGACAGGTAATGACGCCACGGTTGTTTCGGCCCTTGGATTGGTGCAAAGGCTGAACTAAAGACTTTTCTGGCGCCTGTCGGGTAACGTCAGCAAAGTCTGAGACGGTACGTTCTCGGGTTGCAGGGGTATATGGCCGGTAGGAACGGATGCCCATAACTCTAGTTATCTTTGGCTACATTGCTGTCGAACTCGATGATGGATGACATGTGATAGATGTCAACCTGGTTAGATGTGATGTTAGACATCTGGGAAGAGGGTGATGGTGTCCCCCGGAGCCAAAGTGACCATGGCTCGTTTGTAGGAAGGCTTATAGCCGAGGAAACGGCCAAAGCGGCGCTTCTTGCGAGGGGGATTGCTGGTACTAACACCCACAACCTTGACATCAAACAGTTCTTCAATGGCCGCTTTGATGTCCGGCTTAGTGGCATTGGGAGCCACTTCGAAGGTGTACTGGTTGTTTTCCAATAACAGGGTGGCTTTTTCAGTCACGATGGGACGGCGGACAATGTCGGCCAGGGTCTGGGGGTTAGTCACTGTAAACCTCCTGGATTGTCTGGAGTGCAGCTGATGTGACCACTAGGCGGTCAGCCGCCAGCAGGTCGTAGACGTTGAGGTTGGTGGCCAGGATCACTTTCAGATTGACCAGGTTACGGGCAGACAAATAGAGGTTGTCTTGGCGGTCGAGCACCACCATCAGGACCTTCTCGTTAGGATCAATGCCCCAGCGTGCGATCGCATCTACCAATTCACGAGTCTTGGGGCGGGACAGCTGATCGGTAAACTCTTCGACCACTACCAAATCATCAATGCGGCTTTGGAAAGCCGTCCGCAGTGCCAATCGCCGTTCTTTGCGGTTCATTTTAGTGCTGTAATCTCGGGGTTTAGGCCCAAAGATAACCCCACCTCCCCGCCACAGCGGAGACCGACTCGACCCGGCTCGAGCCCGGCCGGTTCCCTTCTGCCGCCAAGGCTTACGGCCACCACCGCGGACTTCGGCTCGCGTTTTCGCGGCTGCCGTTCCCTGGCGACCATTATTGACTTGCCGTACCAAGGCCCGGTGGACGATGTGGGAAGCGGTCTCTTCCTTGGCCACCTTAAGAGCCACCGAGGCCGTTCCTACTTCCTGCCCTTGCCAATCTCGAACAACACACTCAACCATGGTTTTTCCCCGTCGCTGCTGGGTTGTTTCCCCTACGATCTCTGATCAACTGACTCAGGCCCCGACCACCGTAGCTGGCGCAATGCTCAAGAGAGCACCCGGCTTACCAGGCACAGAGCCCTTTACCAGAAGCAAGTTACGCTCGGCGTCTACTCGCACCACCTGCAACTTACGGATGGTGACGGTTTCATGTCCCGTGCGCCCAGCCATTCGTTTGCCCGGATAAATTCTTCCTGGTGTAGTACCAGCCCCGGTGGAGCCAGGCAGGCGGTGATTCTTTGACCCGTGAGACATGGGGCCTCGGCCAAAATTATGGCGCTTCTGATACCCGGTGAACCCACGGCCAATGGAGGTGCCAGTAACATCTACCAATTGACCCACCTCAAAATGATCGGCGGTCAAGGTCTGTCCCGGCTCAAATCCATCAGTGCCATCCACTCGATACTCTTTCAGATGACGGACAGGCTTGACTCCCACCTTGCTGAGATGCCCAAGCTCCGGCTTGGTCAAGGCCTTCTCAGTAACTGCCCCAAACCCCAGTTGAACCGCGGCATATCCATCGGTCTGCAGAGTCTTTACCTGAGTAACAAAACAAGGACCGGCTTGAATTACCGTTACCGGTACCGCGTCGCCTGCCTCATTGAATATCTGGGTCATCCCCAGCTTGGTTCCGAGAATCCCGACAGCCACAGCCCCCGTCTCCCTTTACACACACTACAGAGGAGGTAACCAATTACGGCTTCCTCCCAAAACAATTGACGCCAACTCAACAACAGCCATCAGGCAGCCTGTACTTTGTCGGCGGCGCCCCGCGTTATGCTCGAACTCAGAAAAGCGTTAACCAGCCGTTTCGCTTAGTTAAGGCGTCAGTTTCAAGCAGACGCTCGTAGAACGCTGGCTACAGTATCGTCGGGACTTGAGCGGCTACACCACTCAGTATCCGCAGCGACGACGATTTATCATAGTACATAGTTTATTTCATTTTGTCCAGACGGCACCCTAAATTAGCCGTTATCCCTTCCTGGAAGCCACAGAAGTCCGGCTGAGAGATAGATTTGCCAATCAGTTCTTGGGGATAAACAGAATCGATGCTCTGGGCATGATTAAGCTTCCAGGGGCCAGATATGTATTGAGTGAGTGCTGTGGCTGCCATAAATCATCTGAAGCCATGGGGAAAGGCCGATCTCCTATAATTTGCAAATGTGTATGGTTATGAACAGTAGACACAAAGGTAGGCGCCATGGCATTGCTGGCAACTGGTAAGCGATTTATCCGCAATCTCGAAACGGCCGGAGCCCTTGCCGTTCAGGCCCCGTTAGAAGGTGGCTTCGAAGGGCGCTACCAGCGACGCCTGCGGGCAGCCGGCTACGAAACCATGACGCTAACGGCGCGGGGACTGGGGGATTTGGCTTCTTACCTCACTGGCATCCACGGCGTCCGGCCAGCTCATTTGGGGAAGAAAACTGTCGGCCAAACCGCGGCGGTGGGAGATGTATATTTTGTGCCGCCAATTCTCACCTATCGATTGCAGCATGTGCCTCCTAAGGCCAAAGGGCTAGTGCTGTGGCTGATTGAGGGTCATATTCTCTCCCGACAAGAAATAGAATATTTGGCCAACTTGCCCAGTCAAGAGACTCGTATCAAGATTGTTCTAGAGGTCGGAGGAGAACGCTTCTTCAGTTGGCAGCCTCTGTCAGAGTTTGTCTCGGCTGCTTAATCCCGTTGCTGACTGGCACTGTTCCAGCGCTCACCTGCTAAGGGGGCAACGCAGCAAGACAGCAGTTGGTGACGCTCTCTGTCGCAACGCATATATCTGGATTCAATTGCCCCTAGGGATAGGAGAGGTTGGATGACTAGACCCCCATATATCTAGGGCGGGTCTTGCCCCTTGATGGCAAGCGGGGATCAAGGGTGAAATTTTGTCATAGGTCGTCTCGTCATTTTGCTGAGAACCCACTAGCATAAAGGGGTGAGCACTTTACTGCATCCTCTGAGATCCTTAGCCGAGGGGCACTGGTTCAAGCTCATTTGCGGAGCCAGCTATCATTATTTGCCAGCCGTCCATGATTTGGCATTGGTCTATGCCCTGGCAGGAGCAGATTGTATTGACGTCGCTGCGGATCCGGCGGTCGTAGCGACAGTGTCTCGTGCCTTGCAGATGGTGCCCCAGGTGATCCAGCAGTACCCTGGGCATCTTGAGCTGCGGTCGCGGTCAACGCCCCTAGTCATGGTCAGCCTGAATGACGGTGAGGATCCTCATTTTCGCAAGGCTACCCTCGACGCTACCCGATGTCCAGAGGATTGCCCTCGCCCTTGCGAGCACATTTGTCCCGCCGATGCGATCGCATTGACTCAGCCCACCGTAGAGCCTGGAATCGTGGAGGCCCGGTGTTACGGGTGTGGTCGCTGCTTGCCGGTATGCCCCCATGCCCTCATTTCGACTCGTGCTGATCAGGCCACGTCGGCTGCGATCGCATCGACCCTAATCAATGACATTGATGCCATTGAGATTCATACCCAAGTAGGCCGAGACCAAGCCTTTCAACAACTTTGGGAAAGCCTTATTCCTCGGTTATCCCGGCTGCGACTAATCGCCATCAGTTGCCCTGGGGGGCCAGGAGTCCTCGACTATCTCTGGCGCCTGTACCACCTGATCCAGCCCTTGCCAGTTCCCTTGATTTGGCAGACAGATGGACGCCCCATGAGTGGCGACATCGGCACCGGCACCACCCATGCCACCATTCACTGGGGTCAACAGGTCCTACGCCACGGTCCGCCTGGCTATATCCAACTGGCTGGGGGCACTAACCAACACACGGTGGCAAAATTAGCGACCTTGGGATTACTCCAGCCGATGACATCGCCCTCCTCAGGACGTGCCATCGCTGGAGTGGCCTATGGCAGCTATGCCCGCAAACTGTTATTACCGCTGCTGGAACCCCCTGCTGCTATCCCCGCTGACGCGGTCGCGACTACACCACCTCCACCCTTAATTGCTCGCCCCCATGACTTGCTTGCAGCTGTGCAACAGGCTCGCAA
This portion of the Halomicronema hongdechloris C2206 genome encodes:
- the rpsS gene encoding 30S ribosomal protein S19, translated to MSRSLKKGPFVADHLLRKVEALNAKGDKQVIKTWSRASTIVPQMIGHTIAVHNGRQHVPVYVSEQMVGHKLGEFAPTRTFRGHAKSDKKARR
- the ldpA gene encoding circadian clock protein LdpA, which produces MSTLLHPLRSLAEGHWFKLICGASYHYLPAVHDLALVYALAGADCIDVAADPAVVATVSRALQMVPQVIQQYPGHLELRSRSTPLVMVSLNDGEDPHFRKATLDATRCPEDCPRPCEHICPADAIALTQPTVEPGIVEARCYGCGRCLPVCPHALISTRADQATSAAIASTLINDIDAIEIHTQVGRDQAFQQLWESLIPRLSRLRLIAISCPGGPGVLDYLWRLYHLIQPLPVPLIWQTDGRPMSGDIGTGTTHATIHWGQQVLRHGPPGYIQLAGGTNQHTVAKLATLGLLQPMTSPSSGRAIAGVAYGSYARKLLLPLLEPPAAIPADAVATTPPPPLIARPHDLLAAVQQARNLVDSLKRAVPPPQPAVARI
- the rplP gene encoding 50S ribosomal protein L16 — translated: MLSPRRTKFRKQHRGRMRGMAQRGNQISFGDYALQATEPSWMTSRQIEAARRAMTRYVRRGGKIWIRVFPDKPVTMRPAETRMGSGKGNPEYWVAVIKPGRVVFEIAGVPEETAREAMRLAAFKLPFKTKFIVRESEEG
- a CDS encoding 50S ribosomal protein L23; this encodes MTNPQTLADIVRRPIVTEKATLLLENNQYTFEVAPNATKPDIKAAIEELFDVKVVGVSTSNPPRKKRRFGRFLGYKPSYKRAMVTLAPGDTITLFPDV
- the rplV gene encoding 50S ribosomal protein L22, coding for MAVDTSTQVKAVAKYIRMSPRKVRRVLDQIRGRSYREALIILEFMPYRACDPVTKVLRSAVANAEHNNGFDPVDLVVSAAYADAGPTLRRYRPRAQGRAYQIRKPTCHITIAVAPGPETD
- the ndhN gene encoding NAD(P)H-quinone oxidoreductase subunit N, which encodes MALLATGKRFIRNLETAGALAVQAPLEGGFEGRYQRRLRAAGYETMTLTARGLGDLASYLTGIHGVRPAHLGKKTVGQTAAVGDVYFVPPILTYRLQHVPPKAKGLVLWLIEGHILSRQEIEYLANLPSQETRIKIVLEVGGERFFSWQPLSEFVSAA
- the rplC gene encoding 50S ribosomal protein L3, giving the protein MAVGILGTKLGMTQIFNEAGDAVPVTVIQAGPCFVTQVKTLQTDGYAAVQLGFGAVTEKALTKPELGHLSKVGVKPVRHLKEYRVDGTDGFEPGQTLTADHFEVGQLVDVTGTSIGRGFTGYQKRHNFGRGPMSHGSKNHRLPGSTGAGTTPGRIYPGKRMAGRTGHETVTIRKLQVVRVDAERNLLLVKGSVPGKPGALLSIAPATVVGA
- the rplD gene encoding 50S ribosomal protein L4, translating into MVECVVRDWQGQEVGTASVALKVAKEETASHIVHRALVRQVNNGRQGTAAAKTRAEVRGGGRKPWRQKGTGRARAGSSRSPLWRGGGVIFGPKPRDYSTKMNRKERRLALRTAFQSRIDDLVVVEEFTDQLSRPKTRELVDAIARWGIDPNEKVLMVVLDRQDNLYLSARNLVNLKVILATNLNVYDLLAADRLVVTSAALQTIQEVYSD
- the rpsC gene encoding 30S ribosomal protein S3 encodes the protein MGQKIHPNGFRLGVIIDHRSRWFAEGNRYPELLQEDHTIRQYVNKTLSNAGISDVRIERKADQIDLEIRTARPGVVVGRGGSGIEALRTGLQGFLQDPNRQIRINVVEVARVDADAGLVGEYIVQQLERRVSFRRVVRQALQRAQRAGVEGIKIQVSGRLNGAEIARTEWTREGRVPLHTLRADVDYAYRTAQTTYGVLGVKVWIFRGEVIPGQEEQVAANNTQPRRRQPRRRQQFEDRSNES
- the rplB gene encoding 50S ribosomal protein L2 codes for the protein MGIRSYRPYTPATRERTVSDFADVTRQAPEKSLVQPLHQSKGRNNRGVITCRHRGGGHKRRYRMIDFRRDKHNIPAKVATIEYDPNRNARIALLHYQDGDKRYILHPAHLPVGATVIAGPDSPLEVGNALPLAKIPLGTLIHNVELFPGKGGQIVRAAGTAAQLVAKEGNYVTLKLPSTEVRMVRCECYATIGQVGNTDSRNITLGKAGRKRWSGRRPEVRGSVMNPADHPHGGGEGRAPIGRSGPVTPWGKPALGYKTRKKKKTSDALIVRRRRRVSKRGRGGRNA